In Monodelphis domestica isolate mMonDom1 chromosome 4, mMonDom1.pri, whole genome shotgun sequence, one DNA window encodes the following:
- the LOC103101017 gene encoding uncharacterized protein LOC103101017 isoform X2: MGRRHRLFPKASLVQVPPKDLCHHSKSVLLPCPPHRIAPLWEREFLPRNESRTSLKEQPSSTQLPLYPYARAVPTLPCLNHLTKNSKSLPYLKYQGITNASSSQHHINSSVFSLTNPEFRGRANASLRTTSKLVKPPFSSKHKVETPLVFERFPKISTSWNSQKKEPTHPKQQPSPLPLCENRSEELPQLKQKPSYLQLPDHKDEELPQHRQKPPTPPISNHQDEAIPLINCKSKTMGDPSTCPDSQVNDRPVPASLSHSAETPQNLKNNIRVLTVMVSREGTNLWPKCLILQSPHSDHHHSLEEAPDIDYMNQVTKHALEETALPFLKGNQQSGPCTLPSSLPKYVNRGTSTDFPWPPFNVMVANITSSDPNHQARVIMRQLRGFTPSTKSVSDSYLSLGAWRTSGSFPFAEHIAEASPGSDYKAEDTTGLPLHSKHKVTIPPLGVDHFSKVAPDLSPQTAIPMGSEHRTSTSVVLSDGPEAAPGSKTQDVKTLSPPISQTEYLLYSGLLDKDSLALESKFRGPIDLGQKVETSICSDNQVSSSLYPNQQAQVIQSPDCQNVVTLSPDDYVQYLNIFDLQKKETLVPILQNDLELGGPSHYQTQIVPDSYEMILLLSDKTKAIPPLSHDHTTEPESQSKKATQPHDTKNQAVPQLCPDYEMVPPQTTEDHPREARPNTSEQVSHQTEVDFWKITPQEPDHQVITPPSQDNRETTSPGIDQEVITPPGKDDSKAPSLNIDSLVITPPGKDDSEVPSWNIDSLVITPPMQDDSEAPSLNIDNLVITPPGKDDSEAPSLNIDNLVITPPMQDDSEAPSLNIDNLVTTPPRKDDSEAPSLNIDNLVITPPMQDDSEAPSLNIDNLVITPPGKDDSEAPSLNIDNMVITPPMQDDSEAPSLNIDNMVTTLPGKDDSEAPSLNKDSLVITPPAKDDSEAPFLNIDNLVITPPMQDDSEAPSLNIDNLFITPPAKDDSEALSLNIDSLVITTPRQDDSETPSLNIDNLVITPLKQDDSETPWQDEAKTPSLVMDGQIITPPWEDDGGKYSPGIDCQVKTPPWQEDTEIPLQGITSPCQDDSETLSLGIDHQVITPPWQDDTETPSLGKECQVITPPCQDDDAAPSLGTDHQVITTLWQDNSKMSSLGIDHLIINPPWQDEGEIPSLGIDHQVITPPRQDDSETPSLDIEHQIITPPKQDEGEIPFLDINHQILTLPWEETSSLGIDHQVIILPWQDEGETPSLGIDDQIIIQPWQDDRESLSLVMDQQVIRPPWQDNSETHSLGTDHQTINTPWQDDVERPSLSLDHQVITLPWQDDSETPSLGLDCQVITLPWQDDNETPSLSLDHQVITLPWQDDSETPSLGLDCQVITLPWQEGNETPSLDLDHQFITPLCQDDGAVPSEGMQYQVITPPDSYHLTEAIPSTYLNLEAIVEPSEQALPQNYLYHGAKKSMRPEYQSTASLGQSNQVEIGSDANNNQSTFPTDQDDQVRVSIMPEEKTIPLSPPNSDYKNKTPLGLQNQTIQKREIPWHLKHIKPYTVEGSDNISARTVQAIVNSIPEEKIKNDICKQILFRRMKENTQQRPGKCMSTSYAVCLQCVSWVPNGCHHDKEMNHLFEAEMLVMPIPLPGSKEDMGLKFVLRVPHIPISLFNQFFQEPQNQCQLHSQLSNFPSPSQTALNESHVPAKAELLDYSKNDYTLEIKTSNNQEQLTKEMPIRRESKENEKSREHVKNFKSLLEKFQKQRQN; this comes from the coding sequence caTCTTTAGTTCAGGTCCCTCCAAAAGACCTCTGTCACCACAGCAAGTCAGTGCTATTGCCATGCCCACCTCATCGAATAGCACCATTGTGGGAAAGAGAGTTCCTTCCCAGAAATGAAAGCAGAACCAGTCTTAAAGAGCAGCCCAGCTCCACCCAATTGCCACTTTATCCTTATGCCAGGGCTGTTCCTACTTTGCCTTGTCTTAATCATCTGACCAAAAATTCTAAGTCATTGCCATATTTGAAATACCAGGGGATAACTAATGCATCTTCATCCCAACACCATATTAACTCCTCTGTCTTCTCTTTGACTAACCCTGAATTCAGAGGAAGGGCAAATGCATCTCTGAGAACAACTTCTAAACTTGTTAAGCCTCCATTTAGCTCAAAACACAAAGTAGAGACTCCTCTAGTTTTTGAGCGCTTTCCCAAGATCTCAACAAGCTGGAACAGTCAAAAGAAGGAGCCAACACACCCCAAACAACAGCCATCACCTCTCCCACTCTGCGAGAACAGGTCTGAAGAACTCCCACAACTCAAACAGAAGCCATCCTATCTCCAGCTCCCTGACCACAAGGATGAGGAACTCCCACAACACAGACAGAAGCCCCCAACGCCGCCAATATCCAACCACCAGGATGAGGCAATACCATTGATTAACTGTAAGAGCAAGACTATGGGTGACCCTTCCACATGCCCTGACTCTCAGGTCAATGACAGACCTGTCCCAGCAAGTTTGAGTCACTCAGCTGAAACACCTCAGAACCTTAAGAACAATATCAGAGTTTTAACTGTTATGGTGAGCAGAGAAGGAACCAACCTCTGGCCCAAATGTCTAATTCTACAATCACCCCATTCTGACCACCACCATTCTTTAGAAGAAGCACCAGACATTGATTATATGAACCAAGTTACAAAGCATGCCCTCGAGGAAACAGCTCTGCCTTTTCTAAAAGGCAACCAGCAATCTGGACCCTGCACTTTACCTTCATCCTTGCCCAAATATGTCAACAGGGGCACAAGCACAGATTTCCCCTGGCCTCCGTTCAATGTGATGGTTGCAAATATTACATCATCAGATCCCAACCACCAGGCCAGGGTAATTATGAGACAATTAAGAGGTTTCACACCAAGTACCAAATCAGTCTCTGATTCTTACCTATCTCTGGGTGCATGGAGAACCTCTGGGTCCTTCCCATTTGCTGAACATATAGCTGAGGCTTCACCAGGCTCTGATTACAAGGCCGAAGACACTACTGGGCTACCATTACATTCTAAGCACAAAGTTACGATTCCTCCTCTAGGAGTTGATCATTTTAGCAAGGTTGCACCAGATCTAAGTCCTCAGACTGCAATTCCCATGGGCTCTGAACATAGAACTTCCACCTCAGTGGTCTTGAGTGATGGGCCTGAAGCAGCACCTGGTTCCAAGACACAGGACGTAAAAACGCTGTCTCCTCCCATCAGCCAGACTGAATACCTACTTTATTCTGGACTTTTGGATAAGGATTCACTGGCACTAGAGTCTAAGTTCAGAGGCCCCATTGACCTTGGCCAGAAAGTTGAGACTTCGATATGCTCCGATAACCAGGTCTCCTCTTCACTCTACCCTAACCAACAGGCACAGGTTATACAGAGCCCAGACTGCCAAAATGTAGTAACTCTAAGCCCTGATGACTATGTACAATATCTAAATATTTTTGAtcttcaaaagaaagaaacactTGTCCCAATACTCCAGAATGATCTTGAATTGGGTGGTCCTAGTCACTACCAAACTCAAATTGTACCAGACTCTTATGAGATGATACTTCTACTGAGTGATAAAACCAAGGCCATACCTCCACTCAGTCATGACCACACAACTGAGCCTGAATCACAGTCTAAGAAGGCCACTCAACCACATGACACAAAAAATCAAGCAGTGCCTCAGTTATGCCCAGATTATGAGATGGTTCCCCCTCAAACCACTGAAGATCACCCAAGGGAGGCTAGGCCTAATACAAGTGAACAAGTCTCACATCAAACAGAAGTAGACTTCTGGAAAATAACGCCACAGGAACCAGACCACCAGGTCATAACTCCACCATCACAAGATAATAGAGAGACAACTTCACCAGGCATAGACCAAGAGGTCATAACTCCACCAGGGAAAGATGACAGCAAGGCACCTTCACTGAACATAGACAGCTTGGTCATAACTCCACCAGGGAAAGATGACAGTGAGGTACCTTCATGGAATATAGACAGCCTGGTCATAACTCCACCAATGCAAGATGACAGTGAGGCACCTTCACTGAACATAGACAACCTAGTCATAACTCCACCAGGGAAAGATGACAGTGAGGCACCTTCACTGAACATAGACAACCTGGTCATAACTCCACCAATGCAAGATGACAGTGAGGCACCTTCACTGAACATAGACAACTtggtcacaactccaccaaggaAAGATGACAGTGAGGCACCTTCACTGAACATAGATAACCTGGTCATAACTCCACCAATGCAAGATGACAGTGAGGCACCTTCACTGAACATAGACAACCTGGTCATAACTCCACCAGGGAAAGATGACAGTGAGGCACCTTCACTGAACATAGACAACATGGTCATAACTCCACCAATGCAAGATGACAGTGAGGCACCTTCACTGAACATAGACAACATGGTCACAACTCTACCAGGGAAAGATGACAGTGAGGCACCTTCACTGAATAAAGACAGCCTGGTCATAACTCCACCAGCGAAAGATGACAGTGAGGCACCTTTCCTAAACATAGACAACCTGGTCATAACCCCACCAATGCAAGATGACAGTGAGGCACCTTCACTGAACATAGACAACctgttcataactccaccagcaaaagATGATAGTGAGGCACTTTCGCTGAACATAGACAGCCTGGTCATAACGACACCAAGGCAAGATGACAGCGAGACACCTTCACTGAACATAGACAACCTGGTCATAACTCCACTGAAGCAGGATGACAGTGAAACGCCATGGCAGGATGAAGCTAAAACACCTTCATTGGTCATGGATGGCCAAATCATAACTCCACCATGGGAGGATGATGGGGGGAAATATTCACCAGGCATAGACTGCCAGGTCAAAACTCCACCATGGCAGGAAGACACTGAGATACCTTTACAAGGTATAACCTCACCATGTCAGGATGATAGTGAGACGCTTTCACTGGGCATAGACCACCAAGTCATAACTCCACCATGGCAGGATGACACTGAGACACCTTCATTGGGCAAAGAATGCCAAGTTATAACTCCACCATGTCAGGATGATGATGCAGCTCCTTCACTTGGCACAGACCACCAGGTCATAACTACATTATGGCAGGATAATAGTAAGATGTCTTCACTGGGCATAGACCATCTCATAATAAATCCGCCATGGCAGGATGAAGGTGAGATACCTTCTCTGGGCATAGATCACCAGGTCATAACTCCACCACGGCAGGATGACAGTGAAACACCTTCACTGGACATAGAGCACCAGATCATAACACCACCAAAACAGGATGAAGGTGAGATACCCTTTCTAGACATAAATCACCAGATCCTAACTCTACCATGGGAGGAAACATCTTCACTGGGCATAGACCACCAGGTCATAATTCTACCCTGGCAGGATGAAGGTGAGACACCTTCACTGGGCATAGATGACCAGATCATAATTCAACCATGGCAGGATGACAGAGAGTCACTTTCACTAGTCATGGACCAACAGGTCATAAGACCACCATGGCAGGATAACAGTGAGACACATTCCTTGGGCACAGACCACCAGACCATAAATACACCATGGCAAGATGACGTTGAAAGACCTTCACTGAGCTTAGACCACCAAGTCATAACTCTACCATGGCAGGATGACAGTGAGACACCATCACTGGGCTTAGACTGCCAGGTCATAACTTTACCATGGCAGGATGACAATGAGACACCTTCACTGAGCTTAGACCACCAGGTCATAACTCTACCATGGCAGGATGACAGTGAGACACCTTCACTGGGCTTAGATTGCCAGGTCATAACTCTACCATGGCAGGAAGGCAATGAGACACCTTCACTGGACTTAGACCaccagttcataactccactGTGTCAAGATGATGGTGCAGTTCCTTCAGAGGGCATGCAATACCAGGTCATAACTCCACCTGACTCTTACCACCTCACTGAAGCTATACCAAGTACATACCTCAATTTAGAGGCAATAGTAGAGCCCAGTGAGCAAGCCTTGCCTCAAAATTACTTATACCATGGGGCAAAAAAGTCAATGAGACCAGAGTACCAAAGTACAGCTTCACTTGGTCAGAGCAATCAGGTTGAAATTGGATCAGATGCCAACAACAACCAGAGCACATTTCCAACAGATCAGGATGATCAAGTTAGAGTTTCAATCATGCCTGAAGAAAAGACCATTCCTTTATCCCCTCCTAACTCTGACTACAAAAATAAAACTCCACTTGGGCTCCAAAATCAGACTatacagaaaagagaaatcccatgGCATTTGAAGCACATCAAACCATACACCGTTGAGGGCAGTGACAATATCTCTGCAAGAACAGTACAAGCCATTGTTAATTCCATCCCtgaggagaaaattaaaaatgatatatgtaagCAGATTCTCTTTCGGCGGATGAAGGAAAATACCCAACAGAGGCCTGGTAAATGCATGTCAACCAGCTATGCAGTCTGCTTACAATGTGTCTCCTGGGTCCCAAATGGCTGTCACCATGACAAGGAAATGAACCATCTTTTTGAAGCAGAAATGTTAGTCATGCCAATACCTCTGCCAGGTTCTAAAGAGGATATGGGCTTGAAATTTGTCCTGAGAGTGCCCCATATACCCATTTCTTTATTCAATCAGTTTTTCCAAGAGCCCCAAAATCAATGTCAATTACATAGTCAATTATCAAACTTTCCATCACCCTCACAAACAGCCCTCAATGAGTCCCATGTGCCTGCAAAGGCTGAGTTGCTTGATTATTCAAAAAATGATTACACTTTGGAAATTAAAACATCTAACAATCAAGAGCAACTCACAAAAGAGATGCCCATAAggagagaaagtaaagaaaatgaaaagtcaaGGGAACATGTAAAGAATTTCAAATCTCTGCTTGAGAAATTtcaaaagcaaagacaaaattaa
- the LOC103101017 gene encoding uncharacterized protein LOC103101017 isoform X1, which produces MGGHRKSFSGQMGRRHRLFPKASLVQVPPKDLCHHSKSVLLPCPPHRIAPLWEREFLPRNESRTSLKEQPSSTQLPLYPYARAVPTLPCLNHLTKNSKSLPYLKYQGITNASSSQHHINSSVFSLTNPEFRGRANASLRTTSKLVKPPFSSKHKVETPLVFERFPKISTSWNSQKKEPTHPKQQPSPLPLCENRSEELPQLKQKPSYLQLPDHKDEELPQHRQKPPTPPISNHQDEAIPLINCKSKTMGDPSTCPDSQVNDRPVPASLSHSAETPQNLKNNIRVLTVMVSREGTNLWPKCLILQSPHSDHHHSLEEAPDIDYMNQVTKHALEETALPFLKGNQQSGPCTLPSSLPKYVNRGTSTDFPWPPFNVMVANITSSDPNHQARVIMRQLRGFTPSTKSVSDSYLSLGAWRTSGSFPFAEHIAEASPGSDYKAEDTTGLPLHSKHKVTIPPLGVDHFSKVAPDLSPQTAIPMGSEHRTSTSVVLSDGPEAAPGSKTQDVKTLSPPISQTEYLLYSGLLDKDSLALESKFRGPIDLGQKVETSICSDNQVSSSLYPNQQAQVIQSPDCQNVVTLSPDDYVQYLNIFDLQKKETLVPILQNDLELGGPSHYQTQIVPDSYEMILLLSDKTKAIPPLSHDHTTEPESQSKKATQPHDTKNQAVPQLCPDYEMVPPQTTEDHPREARPNTSEQVSHQTEVDFWKITPQEPDHQVITPPSQDNRETTSPGIDQEVITPPGKDDSKAPSLNIDSLVITPPGKDDSEVPSWNIDSLVITPPMQDDSEAPSLNIDNLVITPPGKDDSEAPSLNIDNLVITPPMQDDSEAPSLNIDNLVTTPPRKDDSEAPSLNIDNLVITPPMQDDSEAPSLNIDNLVITPPGKDDSEAPSLNIDNMVITPPMQDDSEAPSLNIDNMVTTLPGKDDSEAPSLNKDSLVITPPAKDDSEAPFLNIDNLVITPPMQDDSEAPSLNIDNLFITPPAKDDSEALSLNIDSLVITTPRQDDSETPSLNIDNLVITPLKQDDSETPWQDEAKTPSLVMDGQIITPPWEDDGGKYSPGIDCQVKTPPWQEDTEIPLQGITSPCQDDSETLSLGIDHQVITPPWQDDTETPSLGKECQVITPPCQDDDAAPSLGTDHQVITTLWQDNSKMSSLGIDHLIINPPWQDEGEIPSLGIDHQVITPPRQDDSETPSLDIEHQIITPPKQDEGEIPFLDINHQILTLPWEETSSLGIDHQVIILPWQDEGETPSLGIDDQIIIQPWQDDRESLSLVMDQQVIRPPWQDNSETHSLGTDHQTINTPWQDDVERPSLSLDHQVITLPWQDDSETPSLGLDCQVITLPWQDDNETPSLSLDHQVITLPWQDDSETPSLGLDCQVITLPWQEGNETPSLDLDHQFITPLCQDDGAVPSEGMQYQVITPPDSYHLTEAIPSTYLNLEAIVEPSEQALPQNYLYHGAKKSMRPEYQSTASLGQSNQVEIGSDANNNQSTFPTDQDDQVRVSIMPEEKTIPLSPPNSDYKNKTPLGLQNQTIQKREIPWHLKHIKPYTVEGSDNISARTVQAIVNSIPEEKIKNDICKQILFRRMKENTQQRPGKCMSTSYAVCLQCVSWVPNGCHHDKEMNHLFEAEMLVMPIPLPGSKEDMGLKFVLRVPHIPISLFNQFFQEPQNQCQLHSQLSNFPSPSQTALNESHVPAKAELLDYSKNDYTLEIKTSNNQEQLTKEMPIRRESKENEKSREHVKNFKSLLEKFQKQRQN; this is translated from the coding sequence caTCTTTAGTTCAGGTCCCTCCAAAAGACCTCTGTCACCACAGCAAGTCAGTGCTATTGCCATGCCCACCTCATCGAATAGCACCATTGTGGGAAAGAGAGTTCCTTCCCAGAAATGAAAGCAGAACCAGTCTTAAAGAGCAGCCCAGCTCCACCCAATTGCCACTTTATCCTTATGCCAGGGCTGTTCCTACTTTGCCTTGTCTTAATCATCTGACCAAAAATTCTAAGTCATTGCCATATTTGAAATACCAGGGGATAACTAATGCATCTTCATCCCAACACCATATTAACTCCTCTGTCTTCTCTTTGACTAACCCTGAATTCAGAGGAAGGGCAAATGCATCTCTGAGAACAACTTCTAAACTTGTTAAGCCTCCATTTAGCTCAAAACACAAAGTAGAGACTCCTCTAGTTTTTGAGCGCTTTCCCAAGATCTCAACAAGCTGGAACAGTCAAAAGAAGGAGCCAACACACCCCAAACAACAGCCATCACCTCTCCCACTCTGCGAGAACAGGTCTGAAGAACTCCCACAACTCAAACAGAAGCCATCCTATCTCCAGCTCCCTGACCACAAGGATGAGGAACTCCCACAACACAGACAGAAGCCCCCAACGCCGCCAATATCCAACCACCAGGATGAGGCAATACCATTGATTAACTGTAAGAGCAAGACTATGGGTGACCCTTCCACATGCCCTGACTCTCAGGTCAATGACAGACCTGTCCCAGCAAGTTTGAGTCACTCAGCTGAAACACCTCAGAACCTTAAGAACAATATCAGAGTTTTAACTGTTATGGTGAGCAGAGAAGGAACCAACCTCTGGCCCAAATGTCTAATTCTACAATCACCCCATTCTGACCACCACCATTCTTTAGAAGAAGCACCAGACATTGATTATATGAACCAAGTTACAAAGCATGCCCTCGAGGAAACAGCTCTGCCTTTTCTAAAAGGCAACCAGCAATCTGGACCCTGCACTTTACCTTCATCCTTGCCCAAATATGTCAACAGGGGCACAAGCACAGATTTCCCCTGGCCTCCGTTCAATGTGATGGTTGCAAATATTACATCATCAGATCCCAACCACCAGGCCAGGGTAATTATGAGACAATTAAGAGGTTTCACACCAAGTACCAAATCAGTCTCTGATTCTTACCTATCTCTGGGTGCATGGAGAACCTCTGGGTCCTTCCCATTTGCTGAACATATAGCTGAGGCTTCACCAGGCTCTGATTACAAGGCCGAAGACACTACTGGGCTACCATTACATTCTAAGCACAAAGTTACGATTCCTCCTCTAGGAGTTGATCATTTTAGCAAGGTTGCACCAGATCTAAGTCCTCAGACTGCAATTCCCATGGGCTCTGAACATAGAACTTCCACCTCAGTGGTCTTGAGTGATGGGCCTGAAGCAGCACCTGGTTCCAAGACACAGGACGTAAAAACGCTGTCTCCTCCCATCAGCCAGACTGAATACCTACTTTATTCTGGACTTTTGGATAAGGATTCACTGGCACTAGAGTCTAAGTTCAGAGGCCCCATTGACCTTGGCCAGAAAGTTGAGACTTCGATATGCTCCGATAACCAGGTCTCCTCTTCACTCTACCCTAACCAACAGGCACAGGTTATACAGAGCCCAGACTGCCAAAATGTAGTAACTCTAAGCCCTGATGACTATGTACAATATCTAAATATTTTTGAtcttcaaaagaaagaaacactTGTCCCAATACTCCAGAATGATCTTGAATTGGGTGGTCCTAGTCACTACCAAACTCAAATTGTACCAGACTCTTATGAGATGATACTTCTACTGAGTGATAAAACCAAGGCCATACCTCCACTCAGTCATGACCACACAACTGAGCCTGAATCACAGTCTAAGAAGGCCACTCAACCACATGACACAAAAAATCAAGCAGTGCCTCAGTTATGCCCAGATTATGAGATGGTTCCCCCTCAAACCACTGAAGATCACCCAAGGGAGGCTAGGCCTAATACAAGTGAACAAGTCTCACATCAAACAGAAGTAGACTTCTGGAAAATAACGCCACAGGAACCAGACCACCAGGTCATAACTCCACCATCACAAGATAATAGAGAGACAACTTCACCAGGCATAGACCAAGAGGTCATAACTCCACCAGGGAAAGATGACAGCAAGGCACCTTCACTGAACATAGACAGCTTGGTCATAACTCCACCAGGGAAAGATGACAGTGAGGTACCTTCATGGAATATAGACAGCCTGGTCATAACTCCACCAATGCAAGATGACAGTGAGGCACCTTCACTGAACATAGACAACCTAGTCATAACTCCACCAGGGAAAGATGACAGTGAGGCACCTTCACTGAACATAGACAACCTGGTCATAACTCCACCAATGCAAGATGACAGTGAGGCACCTTCACTGAACATAGACAACTtggtcacaactccaccaaggaAAGATGACAGTGAGGCACCTTCACTGAACATAGATAACCTGGTCATAACTCCACCAATGCAAGATGACAGTGAGGCACCTTCACTGAACATAGACAACCTGGTCATAACTCCACCAGGGAAAGATGACAGTGAGGCACCTTCACTGAACATAGACAACATGGTCATAACTCCACCAATGCAAGATGACAGTGAGGCACCTTCACTGAACATAGACAACATGGTCACAACTCTACCAGGGAAAGATGACAGTGAGGCACCTTCACTGAATAAAGACAGCCTGGTCATAACTCCACCAGCGAAAGATGACAGTGAGGCACCTTTCCTAAACATAGACAACCTGGTCATAACCCCACCAATGCAAGATGACAGTGAGGCACCTTCACTGAACATAGACAACctgttcataactccaccagcaaaagATGATAGTGAGGCACTTTCGCTGAACATAGACAGCCTGGTCATAACGACACCAAGGCAAGATGACAGCGAGACACCTTCACTGAACATAGACAACCTGGTCATAACTCCACTGAAGCAGGATGACAGTGAAACGCCATGGCAGGATGAAGCTAAAACACCTTCATTGGTCATGGATGGCCAAATCATAACTCCACCATGGGAGGATGATGGGGGGAAATATTCACCAGGCATAGACTGCCAGGTCAAAACTCCACCATGGCAGGAAGACACTGAGATACCTTTACAAGGTATAACCTCACCATGTCAGGATGATAGTGAGACGCTTTCACTGGGCATAGACCACCAAGTCATAACTCCACCATGGCAGGATGACACTGAGACACCTTCATTGGGCAAAGAATGCCAAGTTATAACTCCACCATGTCAGGATGATGATGCAGCTCCTTCACTTGGCACAGACCACCAGGTCATAACTACATTATGGCAGGATAATAGTAAGATGTCTTCACTGGGCATAGACCATCTCATAATAAATCCGCCATGGCAGGATGAAGGTGAGATACCTTCTCTGGGCATAGATCACCAGGTCATAACTCCACCACGGCAGGATGACAGTGAAACACCTTCACTGGACATAGAGCACCAGATCATAACACCACCAAAACAGGATGAAGGTGAGATACCCTTTCTAGACATAAATCACCAGATCCTAACTCTACCATGGGAGGAAACATCTTCACTGGGCATAGACCACCAGGTCATAATTCTACCCTGGCAGGATGAAGGTGAGACACCTTCACTGGGCATAGATGACCAGATCATAATTCAACCATGGCAGGATGACAGAGAGTCACTTTCACTAGTCATGGACCAACAGGTCATAAGACCACCATGGCAGGATAACAGTGAGACACATTCCTTGGGCACAGACCACCAGACCATAAATACACCATGGCAAGATGACGTTGAAAGACCTTCACTGAGCTTAGACCACCAAGTCATAACTCTACCATGGCAGGATGACAGTGAGACACCATCACTGGGCTTAGACTGCCAGGTCATAACTTTACCATGGCAGGATGACAATGAGACACCTTCACTGAGCTTAGACCACCAGGTCATAACTCTACCATGGCAGGATGACAGTGAGACACCTTCACTGGGCTTAGATTGCCAGGTCATAACTCTACCATGGCAGGAAGGCAATGAGACACCTTCACTGGACTTAGACCaccagttcataactccactGTGTCAAGATGATGGTGCAGTTCCTTCAGAGGGCATGCAATACCAGGTCATAACTCCACCTGACTCTTACCACCTCACTGAAGCTATACCAAGTACATACCTCAATTTAGAGGCAATAGTAGAGCCCAGTGAGCAAGCCTTGCCTCAAAATTACTTATACCATGGGGCAAAAAAGTCAATGAGACCAGAGTACCAAAGTACAGCTTCACTTGGTCAGAGCAATCAGGTTGAAATTGGATCAGATGCCAACAACAACCAGAGCACATTTCCAACAGATCAGGATGATCAAGTTAGAGTTTCAATCATGCCTGAAGAAAAGACCATTCCTTTATCCCCTCCTAACTCTGACTACAAAAATAAAACTCCACTTGGGCTCCAAAATCAGACTatacagaaaagagaaatcccatgGCATTTGAAGCACATCAAACCATACACCGTTGAGGGCAGTGACAATATCTCTGCAAGAACAGTACAAGCCATTGTTAATTCCATCCCtgaggagaaaattaaaaatgatatatgtaagCAGATTCTCTTTCGGCGGATGAAGGAAAATACCCAACAGAGGCCTGGTAAATGCATGTCAACCAGCTATGCAGTCTGCTTACAATGTGTCTCCTGGGTCCCAAATGGCTGTCACCATGACAAGGAAATGAACCATCTTTTTGAAGCAGAAATGTTAGTCATGCCAATACCTCTGCCAGGTTCTAAAGAGGATATGGGCTTGAAATTTGTCCTGAGAGTGCCCCATATACCCATTTCTTTATTCAATCAGTTTTTCCAAGAGCCCCAAAATCAATGTCAATTACATAGTCAATTATCAAACTTTCCATCACCCTCACAAACAGCCCTCAATGAGTCCCATGTGCCTGCAAAGGCTGAGTTGCTTGATTATTCAAAAAATGATTACACTTTGGAAATTAAAACATCTAACAATCAAGAGCAACTCACAAAAGAGATGCCCATAAggagagaaagtaaagaaaatgaaaagtcaaGGGAACATGTAAAGAATTTCAAATCTCTGCTTGAGAAATTtcaaaagcaaagacaaaattaa